A region of Epinephelus moara isolate mb chromosome 15, YSFRI_EMoa_1.0, whole genome shotgun sequence DNA encodes the following proteins:
- the LOC126401990 gene encoding probable G-protein coupled receptor 34 yields MTLFSSASSFPFTLSASASSNSSLPTSMSSFFSATSLSPSLSPSSNTSLNQTGCSFDDTALRLPLAVLYSLFFLFGLVGNLFALWVFLFLHSSRNSVRVFLINCAVADLVLLACLPFRVFYHVNGNKWELGSVACKVVGNLFYMNMYISITLLGLISLDRYLRLKGKGKARRGMTMILWGRSRPWSWVACGALWGLSLMALVPMIATAEDKEFNGKCFQYKQRSSKAKGKAYFNAALVLLFWLVFVMLVVSYAKIASQLLRVSRDKPDLPNAQRYQRTAKKSFFVLFLFTVCFAPYHAFRPVYILSQLSETASCDYLQLVDRTNEVMLLFSAFNSCLDPVMYFLLSGSVRKTALQALGHRLGHRFLFLNDATSNSSTTEFRRPSVPMAFPNAELNTPSVTPRTSICIINSTLRHTGLTTLSTTGQQ; encoded by the coding sequence ATGACCCTCTTCTCCTCGGCCTCTTCCTTCCCCTTTACTCTTTCAGCCTCTGCATCGTCTAACTCCTCTCTTCCGACTTCTATGTCATCCTTCTTCTCTGccacctctctctccccttccttGTCCCCTTCCTCCAACACTTCCCTAAACCAGACTGGATGTTCGTTTGATGACACCGCCCTCCGTCTGCCCCTGGCAGTCCTTTACTccctgttcttcctctttgggcTCGTGGGGAACCTCTTCGCCCTGTGggtcttcctcttcctgcaTTCAAGCCGCAACTCTGTACGGGTGTTCCTCATCAACTGTGCCGTGGCTGATCTGGTCCTGCTGGCGTGCCTGCCCTTCAGAGTGTTCTACCATGTTAACGGAAACAAGTGGGAACTGGGATCTGTGGCGTGCAAAGTTGTGGGGAATCTGTTTTACATGAACATGTACATCAGTATTACTTTACTGGGGCTCATCAGCCTGGACAGATACCTGCGGTTGAAGGGGAAAGGCAAGGCACGGAGAGGCATGACGATGATTCTGTGGGGACGCAGCCGGCCGTGGAGCTGGGTGGCATGCGGGGCTCTGTGGGGTCTGTCGCTGATGGCGTTGGTGCCAATGATCGCCACCGCAGAGGACAAAGAGTTCAACGGCAAGTGCTTCCAATACAAGCAGCGCAGCAGCAAAGCCAAAGGGAAAGCCTACTTCAACGCCGCGCTTGTGTTGTTGTTCTGGCTCGTCTTCGTCATGCTGGTTGTCTCCTATGCCAAGATTGCGTCCCAGCTGCTGCGGGTGTCACGGGACAAACCGGACCTTCccaatgcacagagataccagAGAACTGCCAAGAAGTCCTTCTTcgtcctctttctgttcaccgTCTGTTTCGCACCCTACCACGCCTTCCGCCCCGTCTACATCCTCTCCCAGCTCAGCGAAACGGCATCTTGTGACTACTTGCAACTGGTGGACCGCACCAACGAGGTGATGCTTCTGTTCTCCGCCTTCAATAGCTGCCTGGATCCTGTCATGTACTTTCTGTTATCTGGCTCTGTTCGCAAAACCGCCCTCCAAGCACTTGGACACCGACTTGGCCACCGTTTTCTCTTCCTAAACGACGCGACATCTAACAGCTCGACCACCGAGTTCAGACGGCCATCTGTGCCTATGGCTTTCCCGAACGCTGAACTGAACACCCCCTCAGTCACCCCTAGAACGAGTATCTGTATCATCAACTCCACCCTCCGCCACACAGGACTGACTACGCTTTCAACTACCGGCCAACAGTGA